The genomic segment CGATTTCTTGGATGATTGGCATTTGACGCTTTTTGAAAAAGTCGCGACCAATACGACCCATTACGATAATACCGTATTCGTCTGTTGATTTATGACGCTCTTTGATCGTGTTCATTACCGCACGTAAAATTGAACTGTTGTAAGCACCTGCTAAACCGCGATCAGACGTGATTACGATATAGCCTGTTTTCTTAACAGGACGAGACTCTAGCATCGGATGAGTACTTTCACTATTGCCACCAGCAATAGAGACAACTACATCACGAATTTTATCAGTATAAGGCTGGAAGTTTTGGGCCTTCATCTGCGCTTTGTTAAGCTTAGCTGCAGACACCATTTGCATCGCCTTTGTGATTTGCTTCGTCTTCTTTGTTGAATTAATTCTATTTTTAATATCTCTTAAAGAAGCCATGTTCCGTTCACCACCTTTTTGCTAAACTGGTTTACCATCAAAACTGATGTTCAAAAAGTCGGACTTGTCATCCTCCTTTTTGAACTACCTTATTACTTTGAACTTACGAAGTTTTTCTTAAATGCTTGAATTGCAGCCTTCAGTTCATTTTCGTCAGGCAGTTTACCAGTTGAACGGATTTGGTCTAAAAGATTTTTGTTGTTGTGATCGAAGTGTACATATAACTCTTCTTCAAAACGTTTCACATCTTCAACTGCGATGTCATCTAAGAAGCCTTTTGTTAACGTAAACAGAATAAGTACTTGTTTTTCAACAGCTAATGGCTCATGTAAGCCTTGCTTTAATACTTCTACTGTACGTGCACCACGGTTAAGTTTCGCTTGAGTTGCTTTATCAAGGTCAGAACCGAACTGTGCGAACGCTTCTAACTCACGGTAAGATGCTAAGTCAAGACGAAGTGTACCAGCAACTTTTTTCATTGCATTGATTTGTGCAGAACCCCCTACACGAGATACTGAAAGACCTGCGTTAACCGCTGGACGTACCCCTGAGAAGAAAAGGTCTGATTGTAAGAAGATTTGTCCATCTGTGATGGAGATAACGTTTGTTGGAATATAAGCAGATACGTCACCTGCTTGTGTTTCGATGAATGGTAATGCAGTTAATGAACCGCCACCTTTTGCATCGCTTAACTTAGCTGCACGCTCAAGTAAGCGTGAGTGTAAGTAGAAAACATCCCCTGGATATGCTTCACGACCTGGAGGACGACGAAGTAATAAAGAAAGCTCACGGTAAGCAGATGCTTGTTTTGTTAAATCATCATAGATAACTAAAACGTGCTTACCTTGGTACATGAAGTGCTCACCCATAGTTACCCCAGCATAAGGAGCTAAGAATAATAATGGAGCTGGTTGAGACGCACTCGCTGTAACAACGATTGTATAATCTAATGCACCTTGTTGACGAAGAGTTTCAACAACACCTGCAACTGTAGATTCTTTTTGTCCAATTGCAACGTAGATACAAATCATGTTTTCGTTCTTTTGGTTAATGATTGTGTCGATTGCAATTGCAGTTTTACCTGTTTGACGGTCACCGATAATTAACTCACGTTGACCACGACCGATTGGAATTAAAGAGTCAATTGCTTTAATACCAGTTTGTAGTGGCTCATGAACTGATTTACGATCCATAACTCCAGGAGCTGCATATTCAATTGGACGACTTTCAGTAGTTGCGATTGGTCCTAAACCATCGACTGGTTGACCTAACGAGTTAACTACACGACCAAGAAGTGCATCACCTACAGGAACCTCCATGATACGGCCAGTTCTTTTTACTTCATCACCTTCACGAATATCTGTGTAAGGTCCAAGAATAATAATACCTACAGCATTTTCCTCTAGGTTTTGAGCCATACCCATTACACCGTTAGAAAACTCAAGAAGCTCTCCAGCCATTACGTTTTCTAAACCGTGTGCAAGTGCGATACCATCCCCAACTTGGATAACGGTACCCACATCATTAATTTCAACTTCAGACTGATAGTCCTCAATTTGCTTTTTTATTAGTAAGCTAATTTCATCAGCTTTGATGCTCATATCCTTCACCCCTATCTACTAACGTTTCCAGAAATCATGCGACGTTCAATACGTCTAAGTTGGCTTAACACACTGCCATCATAAATGCGATCACCAATGCGGACTTTAAAGCCGCCGATTAACTCAGGATCAACGATATTATTAATGGTTAGTTTTGCTTTGCCAGCTACTTTTGAGAACGTTGCTTCAAAGGCAATTTTCTCTGCATCAGTAAGTGGCTTTGCCGTGTAAACTTTTGCTTCAGCAATTCCTTGCTCTTCGTTTGTAAGCTTAAGAAATTCTTCTACCATTTTAAAAAGAATCCCCTCACGCTTTTTATCTATGAGTAGGAATAATGTATTTAACAATGTATCACTAATTTTCCCGTGAAAGCTTGCTTTAACAAGATCCTTCTTTTGAGCTGCAGAAACTTTCGGATGCTTGAAGAACGTTTCAAATAGGTTTGTATTTTCAACGACTTCACTAACAACCTTTAACTCTTCTGATATTTGAGCTACTGAATTTTGCTCTTTTGCTAGTTCAAATACTGCGATTGCGTAACGTTTTGCAACGTGGTCTTGTTTCATAGGTCTTCGCCTACTTCTTTAAGGTAGTCTTCGATAAGCTTCGATTGAGCTTTCTCGTCAAGTTCCTTTTCAATCACTTTTGTTGCAACTAATACTGAAAGTGTTGCTACTTGTTCACGTAAAGCTGAAACTGCTTGTTCTTTTTCTCGTTTGATTTCCGCTAAAGCGATATCCTTCATTCTCTCAGCTTCTGCTTTCGCTGATTTTATTGCTTCTTCTGTTTGTTGCTCAGAGATTTTCTTTGCGTTAGCTAAAATACTTTGAGCTTCAGCGCGTGCTGTTTGAATAGCTTCGCGTTGCTCTACTAAGTATTTTTCTGCTTCTTCGCGATTTTTCTCAGCAGAAGTAATTTGATTTGCGATATGCTCTTCACGCTTTTGCATCATTCCGATAATCGGACCAAAAGCAAATTTTTTCAGCAATACAAGGAGAACAAAGAATACTACTAATTGATATGCTGCATTTAACCAAGCTATATTTTCAAACAAAACATTCTCCTCCTTCATCAAGTCTTACATAAGGAATGGCGAAGATTGTGTGAAATACGTTCTCCGCCATTATCTAATAAATCCGAAATTAAGCGTTACCTAAGATTAAGAATGCGATAACGATACCAAGGATTGGAAGTGCCTCTGCAAGTGGTACCCCGATGAACATGATTGTTTGTAAAGAACCTTTAAGCTCAGGTTGACGAGTTACTCCCTCTAAAGTAGCACGTACGATCATTGCTACCCCGAATGCTCCTGCG from the Anaerobacillus alkaliphilus genome contains:
- a CDS encoding F0F1 ATP synthase subunit delta, which produces MKQDHVAKRYAIAVFELAKEQNSVAQISEELKVVSEVVENTNLFETFFKHPKVSAAQKKDLVKASFHGKISDTLLNTLFLLIDKKREGILFKMVEEFLKLTNEEQGIAEAKVYTAKPLTDAEKIAFEATFSKVAGKAKLTINNIVDPELIGGFKVRIGDRIYDGSVLSQLRRIERRMISGNVSR
- the atpE gene encoding F0F1 ATP synthase subunit C → MVFLAAAIVAGLAAIAGAFGVAMIVRATLEGVTRQPELKGSLQTIMFIGVPLAEALPILGIVIAFLILGNA
- the atpF gene encoding F0F1 ATP synthase subunit B, whose translation is MFENIAWLNAAYQLVVFFVLLVLLKKFAFGPIIGMMQKREEHIANQITSAEKNREEAEKYLVEQREAIQTARAEAQSILANAKKISEQQTEEAIKSAKAEAERMKDIALAEIKREKEQAVSALREQVATLSVLVATKVIEKELDEKAQSKLIEDYLKEVGEDL
- the atpA gene encoding F0F1 ATP synthase subunit alpha, producing the protein MSIKADEISLLIKKQIEDYQSEVEINDVGTVIQVGDGIALAHGLENVMAGELLEFSNGVMGMAQNLEENAVGIIILGPYTDIREGDEVKRTGRIMEVPVGDALLGRVVNSLGQPVDGLGPIATTESRPIEYAAPGVMDRKSVHEPLQTGIKAIDSLIPIGRGQRELIIGDRQTGKTAIAIDTIINQKNENMICIYVAIGQKESTVAGVVETLRQQGALDYTIVVTASASQPAPLLFLAPYAGVTMGEHFMYQGKHVLVIYDDLTKQASAYRELSLLLRRPPGREAYPGDVFYLHSRLLERAAKLSDAKGGGSLTALPFIETQAGDVSAYIPTNVISITDGQIFLQSDLFFSGVRPAVNAGLSVSRVGGSAQINAMKKVAGTLRLDLASYRELEAFAQFGSDLDKATQAKLNRGARTVEVLKQGLHEPLAVEKQVLILFTLTKGFLDDIAVEDVKRFEEELYVHFDHNNKNLLDQIRSTGKLPDENELKAAIQAFKKNFVSSK